In Eupeodes corollae chromosome 3, idEupCoro1.1, whole genome shotgun sequence, a single genomic region encodes these proteins:
- the LOC129949341 gene encoding protein FAM151B — protein sequence MDYKWNSIFVVALGLIGASLATSYNNSLYAYEVIYSDKSMKTPGHNLTSIKWAHAVNSQKELDDALQSDIDMIEADIVVGKINSSGPDLPVMGHPPAQTSDISLESFLHQILHFNNNTNRKKGVKLDFKSIEVFEGSLAMLQDLWSSMTYPIWLNADIIKGPVNNTETVPVDPTRFFVGCKNFPDAVLSIGWTTRWGSEFKEGFYTDTQIEEMVDSIKKNNITDSQLPITFPVRAGIAASSDIQLHWLLRAVNDTNKSTLTIWSSANDYVDIKKLRKLIFDFGLDRVYLDVPEEVSSQLNLQKGPGNSAALPSIFNIAYIGLCTLVASFALQKVFL from the exons atggaTTATAAATGGAATTCGATTTTTGTGGTAGCTTTAG gTCTTATTGGAGCATCATTAGCAACCTCTTATAATAATTCTTTGTACGCTTACGAAGTTATATATTCCGATAAATCAATGAAGACTCCAGGGCATAATTTGACTTCTATTAAATGGGCCCATGCTGTAAACAGTCAAAAAGAACTAGATGACGCTCTTCAAA GTGACATAGACATGATTGAAGCAGATATTGTGGTGGGAAAAATCAATAGCTCAGGACCGGATCTTCCAGTTATGGGTCATCCACCAGCTCAAACATCTGATATATCCCTCGAATCATTTCTACACCAAATTCTTcactttaataataatacaaatcgCAAAAAGGGGGTAAAACTTGATTTCAAATCAATCGAAGTGTTTGAAGGTTCTCTAGCTATGCTTCAAGATCTATGGTCTTCG ATGACATATCCAATTTGGTTAAATGCTGACATCATCAAAGGACCAGTTAATAACACCGAAACAGTTCCAGTCGATCCAACTCGCTTCTTTGTCGGATGTAAAAACTTCCCTGATGCCGTACTTTCAATCGGTTGGACTACACGCTGGGGAAGTGAATTCAAAGAAGGCTTCTATACTGACACACAGATTGAAGAAATGGTTGATTCTATTAAG AAAAACAACATCACTGACTCTCAACTGCCAATAACATTTCCTGTTCGAGCTGGTATCGCTGCCAGTAGTGACATCCAATTGCATTGGCTCCTAAGAGCTGTCAATGACACAAATAAAAGTACACTAACTATTTGGTCTTCAGCAAATGACTATGTGGACATTAAAAAACTTCGAAAGCTAATCTTTGATTTTGGTTTGGATCGAGTTTACTTGGATGTTCCTGAGGAAGTATCGAGTCAACTTAATTTGCAAAAGGGACCTGGCAATTCTGCAGCACTTCCGTCGATATTTAACATCGCGTACATAGGTCTTTGTACATTAGTGGCAAGTTTTGCTCTACAAAAAGTATTCCTCTAG
- the LOC129949339 gene encoding protein peste-like → MSCRFCSREWIFGEVGLILSIVGTVLYINWISWFTILRGKEMALSPISPAYAGWKSSPLPLYLDIYLFNWTNSHQFTNHSIKPRFQELGPYRFRDIPDKVDIKFHPKNNSVTFRKMSLYYFDAEGSNGSLSDIITTVNMVAWAAVHKKRDSGFFQMLGLKTALDLSNEKLTVTKTVDEMLFSGYKDPMVDLNNFLKTFSMGEESISYDRVGYFYMRNGSSVFNGLLNMHTGGDDPRKMGKIHTWDAKNHSGFYQSNCGMVNGSLGEFFPPNLKEGDSIDLYIPNMCRTVPLDYTETVEVHGVRGLKFSGGRRSVDNGTMYPETKCFCVDGKCERAGVMNMGPCQYGTTAFMSYPHFYEADPYYLEQIEGLKPVKEKHEFFMTLEPNAGVPLDVGGGFQANVLIEPIPGMGIYDKVPRIFLPIMWCEQRVRVTPEIASEIKLVPQIIYWGQCFGGALLFVGIVMFLWHPFHAIANQFKPKDQRKPKTKNTDEPNHQLRIESVPFVAKNGNGQIIAKPQKLSLLGQSKDEAKR, encoded by the exons GAAATGGCCTTGAGTCCTATATCTCCTGCCTATGCCGGTTGGAAATCATCACCGTTACCTTTGTACCTCGACATTTATCTTTTCAATTGGACAAATTCGCATCAATTCACAAATCACTCCATCAAGCCGAGATTCCAAGAACTCGGTCCATATCGATTCAGAGACATACCCGACAAAGTCGATATTAAATTTCAtccaaaaaataattcagtAACATTCCGTAAGATGAGTTTGTATTATTTCGATGCTGAGGGAAGCAATGGTAGCTTAAGTGATATAATAACAACCGTGAATATGGTTGCATGG gcaGCTGTTCACAAGAAACGTGACTCGGGATTCTTTCAGATGCTTGGATTAAAAACTGCATTGGATTTGTCAAATGAGAAACTAACTGTAACAAAAACTGTCGATGAGATGCTATTCAGTGGCTACAAAGATCCAATGGTGGACTTGAATAATTTTCTCAAGACATTTTCAATGGGCGAAGAATCCATTTCATATGACCGAGTCGGATACTTTTAtatg cGCAATGGCAGTTCAGTATTCAATGGCCTCCTCAATATGCACACAGGAGGTGATGACCCAAGAAAAATGGGAAAAATTCATACTTGGGATGCAAAGAACCATTCGGGATTTTATCAATCAAATTGTGGAATGGTAAACGGATCACTTGGAGAATTCTTTCCACCTAACCTGAAAGAGGGAGACTCAATAGACTTGTACATTCCAAATATGTGTCGGACAGTTCCTCTAGATTATACCGAAACCGTTGAAGTTCATGGTGTGAGGGGTTTGAAATTTTCTGGTGGACGGCGATCAGTTGATAATG gaacCATGTATCCTGAAACTAAATGCTTTTGTGTTGATGGAAAATGTGAACGAGCGGGTGTTATGAACATGGGACCATGTCAGTATGGAACAACAGCGTTTATGTCATATCCACATTTCTATGAAGCCGATCCATATTATTTGGAACAAATTGAAGGCTTAAAACCGGTTAAGGAAAAACATGAGTTCTTTATGACACTAGAAccaaatgctggtgtacccttGGATGTTGGTGGGGGATTTCAAGCAAATGTGCTCATCGAACCGATTCCAGGAATGGG aaTCTATGATAAAGTACCACGAATATTTCTTCCAATAATGTGGTGTGAACAACGCGTACGTGTGACTCCTGAAATTGCGAGTGAAATTAAACTTGTTCCTCAAATTATCTATTGGGGCCAATGTTTTGGCGGAGCACTTCTTTTTGTCGGAATTGTAATGTTCCTCTGGCATCCATTCCATGCAATAGCTAACCAATTTAAGCCCAAGGATCAAAGAAagccaaaaactaaaaacacagACGAACCAAATCATCAACTGCGAATCGAATCAGTTCCATTTGTGGCTAAAAATGGCAACGGACAAATTATAGCCAAACCACAGAAGCTTTCTCTTCTCGGCCAGTCAAAAGACGAAGCAAAGAGATAA
- the LOC129950817 gene encoding kelch-like protein 20: protein MVIDNKLFAIGGELKNNITTPSIEFLDLLNFQWSELPPMKRKRGFCQGVSLKGDWCVFGGWDVRQFVNFIEIYNSSTREWYDVIPPSQPNLTSKIAAYNGVLYIIDFLSRSLQCYDVSLKKWTSIRIQRDSLCNFGFVAVEGFVYVIGGEKQGVLQNVVKRYNLSTRGWSFSCSHMKTVCFDGKIVICTKPLQMSLLNNRQNKVNDRFIVKWRQLPNRHWILIVRKVKVKPQIWEISSPYDDIRRVLHEAQYNARIARRKRMISPVNQKRRLEYTSAEKFNLTGSFTIQHDNDPKHTAHDVLM, encoded by the exons ATGGTAATCGATAATAAGCTGTTTGCGATTGGAGGAGAGCTTaaaaataacatcaccacgCCAAGCATCGAATTTTTGGACCTGCTCAACTTCCAGTGGTCTGAATTGCCGCCGATGAAAAGGAAGCGCGGATTTTGTCAGGGTGTAAGTTTAAAAGGAGATTGGTGTGTTTTTGGTGGTTGGGATGTAAGGCAATTTGTAAACTTTATCGAGATATATAATTCTTCAACTCGCGAATGGTACGATGTAATCCCGCCATCTCAACCAAATCTGACCAGCAAAATTGCTGCCTACAATGGCGTGTTGTACATCATTGATTTTCTTAGTCGATCTTTGCAATGTTATGATGTTTCTTTGAAGAAATGGACTTCTATTAGAATTCAGCGAGATTCCCTTTGCAACTTTGGCTTTGTAGCAGTTGAAGGATTTGTTTACGTTATTGGTGGTGAAAAACAAGGAGTTCTACAGAATGTTGTTAAGCGCTATAATTTATCAACTCGTGGATGGTCGTTCTCATGTTCTCATATGAAAACAGTATGCTTCGATGGTAAAATTGTAATCTGCACAAAACCGTTGCAaatgag tctgTTAAATAATCGACAGAACAAAGTTAACGATAGATTTATTGTTAAATGGCGCCAACTACCGAATAGGCACTGGATTTTGATTGTACGGAAAGTGAAAGTAAAACCTCAAATTTGGGAAATCAGTTCACCCTATGACGATATAAGAAGAGTACTACATGAAGCTCAATACAACGCACGTATTGCTAGGCGTAAGCGAATGATTTCGCCAGTTAACCAGAAAAGACGTTTGGAATATACAAGTGCCGAAAAGTTTAACTTAACAGGCTCGTTCACTATTCAGCACGACAATGACCCGAAGCATACGGCTCACGACGTGCTTATGTGA